From one Ammospiza nelsoni isolate bAmmNel1 chromosome 14, bAmmNel1.pri, whole genome shotgun sequence genomic stretch:
- the ATOSA gene encoding atos homolog protein A isoform X4, with the protein MLLWKNNIPIMVEVMLLPDCCYSDEGPTTEANDLNDPAIKQDALLLERWILEPVPRQSGDRFIEEKTLLLAVRSFVFFSQLSAWLSVSHGAVPRNILYRVSAADVDLQWTFSQTPTEHVFPVPNVSHNVALRVSVQSLPRQSNYPVLTCSIHTNLSFYEKQMQERKFHQRSDPSAAQSTSSPLRFRGKQTWTMTPESLLNGKKMPEFTTPFRNLKLYPSTRLGSDFGASQSKVQCYNATADSKTQAHETPFRTFKSYSLVDSHVSNSHCSHQPTGETNPLIGSLLQERQEVIARIAQHLIHCDPATSPVVAGRPFTTHENISATPKAFRSTFEEENLPRKSKESSPVPAANLDNAKQEDGDEGKARAVPEVPLLDARVPGSHCGRQSAGEGNSLIDSLLQERQEVIARIAQHLIHCDPATSHVAGRPFKVHEASPVTSKVFRSTYEDENLLKKGKESSSVSSAKSKFSLLEDSTKSGTKTPDTPISPSRFDGELKTSLKVQARRKLLLAKPSEAVQNSFHQTSNKTCHAFSSIHISSSCIKENKSEIPDKLEIHSGCAQKDQITNRIKPGSNPSSIDEQICTNKLKERTIVSENNGTDSCNNIQIEKCRILQGTKKATVIPLSDSLHKNELKCLDRDSKKPISYEQNTQLISIENYLNKDHDNFKTKTKQDKTKTAHDENEDPTGLDFQSTSQKKPAEDNVVKGERQKNPDVQKAPPLKHTNMWRKHNFRSLDGTSTKAFHPRTGLPLLSSPVPQRKTQSGCFDLDSSLLKCLSARSPQQCINKDSDPDSHGKPILSSSAPPVTSLSLLGNFEESVLNFRLDPLGVVEGFTAEVGASGVFCPTHMTLPVEVSFYSVSDDNAPSPYMGVITLESLGKRGYRVPPSGTIQVTLFNPNKTVVKMFVVIYDLREMPANHQTFLRQRTFSVPVRREVKRTVNKENSHQTEERLLRYLIHLRFQSSKSGKIYLHRDVRLLFSRKSMEVDSGAAYELKSYTESPTNPQFSPRC; encoded by the exons ATGCTTCTGTGGAAGAACAATATTCCAATCATGGTAGAAGTGATGCTACTTCCAGACTGTTGCTATAGTGATGAAGGGCCCACCACAGAGGCGAACGATTTAAATGATCCTGCAATCAAACAAGATGCATTGCTGTTAGAAAGGTGGATTTTGGAGCCAGTTCCTCGACA GAGTGGAGATCGATTTATTGAAGAGAAGACCCTTTTACTGGCAGTTCgctcctttgttttcttctctcagctGAGCGCGTGGCTGAGTGTTTCACATGGTGCTGTTCCCCGAAACATCCTGTACAG GGTGAGCGCTGCAGATGTGGACTTGCAATGGACGTTCTCCCAGACACCCACTGAGCATGTCTTTCCTGTTCCTAATGTTTCTCACAATGTGGCCTTGAGGGTCAGCGTCCAGTCCCTGCCCAGGCAATCCAACTACCCAGTTTTGACCTGTAGTATTCACACCAACCTTAGCTTTTATGAAAAGCAAATGCAAGAGCGAAAGTTCCATCAGCGCAGCgatcccagtgctgctcagtcCACTTCCAGTCCACTGCGTTTTCGTGGGAAGCAGACATGGACAATGACACCTGAAAGCCTACTTAATGGAAAAAAGATGCCTGAATTTACCACACCTTTTAGAAATTTAAAACTTTATCCATCTACCAGACTTGGATCTGACTTTGGGGCATCACAGTCCAAAGTTCAGTGCTATAATGCTACAGCAGACAGTAAGACACAGGCTCATGAAACACCGTTCAGAACTTTTAAATCCTACTCTCTGGTGGATTCCCATGTTTCAAACAGTCACTGCTCTCATCAGCCCACAGGAGAAACCAATCCTTTGATAGGCTCTTTGCTTCAAGAGCGACAAGAGGTCATCGCAAGGATCGCTCAGCACTTGATTCACTGTGATCCAGCTACTTCACCAGTTGTTGCTGGGCGTCCATTCACCACACATGAAAACATCTCAGCTACACCAAAAGCTTTTCGGAGCACTTTTGAAGAGGAAaacttgccaaggaaaagcaaGGAGAGCtcccctgttcctgctgccaaTTTAGACAATGCAAAACAGGAGGATGGTGATGAAGGCAAAGCTAGAGCAGTGCCAGAGGTGCCCCTGCTCGATGCCCGTGTGCCAGGGAGCCACTGTGGCCGTCAGTCAGCAGGGGAGGGTAACTCCCTAATtgattccctgctccaggagcgCCAGGAGGTGATAGCAAGGATTGCCCAGCACTTGATCCATTGTGATCCAGCCACTTCCCATGTTGCTGGACGTCCATTCAAAGTGCATGAGGCTAGTCCAGTCACATCAAAAGTTTTCCGAAGTACGTATGAAGATGAAAATTTGCTGAAGAAAGGCAAGGAATCGtcttctgtttcttctgctAAATCAAAATTTTCTTTGTTAGAAGACAGCACTAAATCAGGGACAAAGACACCTGATACTCCTATCAGTCCTTCTAGGTTTGATGGAGAATTGAAGACTTCTCTAAAAGTCcaagcaagaagaaaattgcTTTTAGCAAAACCCAGTGAAGCTGTCCAAAATTCATTTCATCAGACTTCCAATAAAACTTGTCATGCATTTAGTAGCATTCACATATCATCATCatgtattaaagaaaacaaatctgaaatTCCAGATAAATTGGAAATACATTCTGGTTGTGCACAGAAAGACCAGATAACCAATAGAATTAAACCGGGTTCAAATCCCAGCAGCATTGATGAACAGATTTGCACAAATAAACTTAAAGAAAGAACAATTGTTAGTGAGAACAATGGCACAGACAGTTGTAATAATATACAGATAGAAAAATGCAGAATACTTCAAGGTACAAAAAAAGCAACCGTGATCCCACTATCTGACTCTTTGCACAAAAATGAGCTCAAGTGTTTAGACAGAGACTCCAAAAAACCAATTAGTTATGAGCAAAATACACAACTTATTagtattgaaaattatttaaataaagacCATGacaattttaaaaccaaaaccaaacaagataAAACAAAAACTGCACATGATGAGAATGAAGACCCAACAGGCCTTGATTTTCAAAGCACTTCTCAGAAGAAACCTGCAGAAGACAATGTGGTTAAGGGTGAGCGGCAGAAGAACCCAGATGTACAG AAAGCACCACCTCTAAAACACACAAATATGTGGAGGAAACACAATTTTAGATCCCTGGATGGAACTTCAACCAAGGCTTTTCATCCCAGAACTGGACTGCCTCTGCTTTCAAGTCCT GTTCCTCAAAGGAAAACACAGTCTGGGTGCTTTGATCTGGATTCTTCATTGTTGAAATGTCTGTCTGCAAGAAG CCCACAACAATGTATAAACAAAGACAGTGATCCAGACAGCCATGGGAAACCAATTCTAAGTTCTAGTGCTCCCCCAGTAACAAGTCTGAGCCTTCTGGGAAACTTTGAG GAATCTGTCCTGAATTTCCGCCTGGACCCGCTGGGTGTCGTGGAGGGTTTCACAGCAGAGGTGGGAGCAAGTGGAGTCTTTTGTCCCACGCACATGACTCTGCCAGTTGAGGTGTCATTCTACAGCGTTTCAGATGACAATGCTCCCTCTCCTTACATG gGTGTAATTACTTTAGAGTCCCTTGGTAAAAGGGGTTATCGGGTACCGCCTTCAGGAACAATACAAGTG ACCTTATTTAACCCTAACAAAACTGTGGTGAAGATGTTTGTGGTGATCTATGACTTGAGAGAAATGCCAGCTAATCATCAAACATTCCTACGGCAAAGAACTTTTTCTGTTCCTGTGAGACGAGAAGTCAAGAGAACTGTCAATAAAGAAAACAGCCACCAGACTGAAGAAAGGCTACTACGCTACCTCATACATCTGAG GTTCCAGAGTTCTAAATCTGGAAAGATCTACCTCCACAGAGATGTAAGGCTCCTATTCTCTCGGAAATCCATGGAAGTTGATAGCGGCGCTGCTTACGAACTCAAATCTTACACTGAATCTCCAACAAACCCTCAGTTTTCACCAAGATGCTAG